The DNA sequence CGTGCATGTGTTACGCTTCTTTCGTATGATGCTTATGCCGTTGCAGGCCTAAACCGGAAATAATGCCGAGGAAGTACTCGGTCTCATTTTTAATATGGTTGACCAATGTGCGCGCTGTCGCGCTTTTGGCTGCCTGGCTCTTCTTTAGAAAATACTCGAGGAACTTGATGAACTGCTGATTGACGCGATAAGCTTTTTGTACTAAGCGGACGGTGTGTGCCGAGAGGTGGTAACTTTTGTAGCCGTAGCGGGCGAGACCTTC is a window from the Numidum massiliense genome containing:
- a CDS encoding DUF2935 domain-containing protein gives rise to the protein MYHYGERMELRLLEETWFWSVQGREHAGVLKELLDVEEEFRHALSRFEERFGKLEGRAIQYVEGLARYGYKSYHLSAHTVRLVQKAYRVNQQFIKFLEYFLKKSQAAKSATARTLVNHIKNETEYFLGIISGLGLQRHKHHTKEA